Proteins encoded by one window of Lycium barbarum isolate Lr01 chromosome 11, ASM1917538v2, whole genome shotgun sequence:
- the LOC132618203 gene encoding G-type lectin S-receptor-like serine/threonine-protein kinase At4g03230, protein MYTFGAAMQLQHYSFLLLFVILTCLSLCIHQSLGVDMISVNHSISGNQSIVSSGENFELGFFTPGNSKNYYLGIWYKNVIKQTVWVANREKPLSGTDMYSSELKILDGNLVLITESKNLFWSTNISNTISSDTLVGILSDDGNFILRDGSNSTPPLWQSFDHPTDTWLPNAKMKFDKHANTANILTSWKSLEDPSPGIFSVEMDQRNRQFLIKWNRTLIYAASGSWNGHTFNSVPEMSLNSDKYNFTYADMENESYFMYSPRNSFKIRLTLDVSGQIRHLIWAENLTEWQLFTSQPRQPCEVYASCGAFSICNKESKAFCNCLTGFMPRFDTEWNLNDHSGGCVRKISLQCGDGKMKGSFFMNPNMALPEHSQTVPATSAAECHSICLSNCDCNAYAYDNNACSIWNELLNLKKLSPEDGVGSVIYTRLDASDEAYGEDAKSRKFPLKIKVIISAVVVVAVLLLCSFSYICYRRKMAKRIANKQSTEGNPMPHWFNREREARNLINENDKQDIAVPFFSLENILAATDNFSDINKLGQGGFGPVYKGILSVGQEIAVKRLSSQSRQGIDEFRNEVILISKLQQRNLVRLLGYCITGYEQILLYEYMPNKSLDTFIFDPTRSMSLKWKKRFEIILGISRGLLYLHEDSRLRIIHRDLKTSNILLDQEMNPKISDFGLARIVEEKTTEAKTNIVVGTYGYMSPEYALEGVFSIKSDVFSLGVVILEIITGRRNTGFYQSKEASNLLVHAWNFWKEKRALHLLDHSLLESCNPKEVMKCINVGLLCVQEDPGDRPIMSNVVTMLRSESTSLPKPNQPAFVSRRNVSNSSSVSSGKPHSSSKIELTITEEEGR, encoded by the exons ATGTACACATTTGGTGCAGCCATGCAACTGCAACATTATTCTTTTCTCCTACTTTTTGTGATCCTTACATGTTTATCTCTCTGTATCCATCAGTCTCTTGGAGTTGATATGATATCAGTAAATCACTCTATTTCTGGAAACCAAAGTATTGTCTCTTCAGGTGAAAACTTTGAGTTAGGATTCTTCACGCCAGGTAATTCGAAAAATTATTATCTTGGTATATGGTACAAGAATGTAATTAAACAAACTGTATGGGTAGCAAACAGGGAGAAGCCACTTTCTGGTACTGATATGTATTCTTCCGAGTTGAAAATTTTAGATGGAAATTTAGTGCTTATTACTGAATCCAAAAACTTGTTCTGGTCCACAAATATCAGCAATACAATTAGCTCAGATACTCTAGTGGGAATTCTTTCAGATGATGGTAATTTTATTTTGAGGGATGGATCAAATTCAACTCCTCCACTTTGGCAAAGCTTCGATCATCCGACTGATACATGGTTGCCGAATGCTAAAATGAAGTTTGACAAGCATGCGAATACAGCAAATATTCTTACTTCTTGGAAGAGCTTAGAGGATCCTTCTCCGGGGATTTTTTCCGTCGAGATGGATCAGAGGAATAGGCAGTTCCTGATAAAGTGGAACAGGACTCTGATTTATGCAGCTAGTGGAAGTTGGAATGGGCATACTTTCAACTCGGTGCCTGAGATGAGTTTGAATTCGGATAAATACAATTTTACCTATGCTGATATGGAAAACGAGAGCTATTTTATGTATTCCCCCCGTAATTCTTTCAAAATTAGATTAACGCTAGATGTCTCTGGACAAATCAGGCATCTGATTTGGGCGGAGAACTTGACGGAATGGCAACTTTTTACATCTCAACCAAGACAACCGTGCGAGGTTTATGCTAGTTGTGGTGCCTTTAGCATTTGCAATAAGGAGTCCAAGGCCTTCTGTAATTGCTTGACTGGTTTCATGCCTAGATTCGATACAGAATGGAACTTGAATGATCATTCCGGTGGCTGTGTAAGGAAGATAAGCTTGCAGTGTGGTGATGGTAAAATGAAGGGCAGCTTTTTTATGAATCCCAACATGGCATTGCCCGAACATTCTCAAACTGTGCCTGCTACTAGTGCTGCGGAATGTCATTCTATTTGCTTGAGTAATTGTGACTGTAATGCATATGCTTATGATAACAATGCGTGTTCAATTTGGAATGAGCTGTTAAATCTGAAGAAACTTTCACCAGAAGATGGTGTTGGAAGTGTGATTTATACCAGACTTGATGCCTCTGACGAAGCATACGGTGAAG ATGCAAAATCAAGGAAATTTCCCCTGAAGATTAAAGTTATCATATCTGCCGTGGTAGTCGTTGCAGTTCTACTTCTATGTAGCTTTAGTTACATTTGTTATAGGAGAAAGATGGCAAAGAGAATAG CAAACAAACAAAGCACAGAAGGGAATCCAATGCCACATTGGTTCAACAGAGAAAGAGAAGCACGAAACCTGATTAACGAAAATGATAAGCAAGACATCGCTGTTCCATTCTTTAGTTTGGAAAACATATTAGCAGCCACAGATAATTTCTCAGATATAAATAAGCTTGGACAAGGAGGATTTGGTCCCGTTTATAAG GGCATATTATCAGTTGGACAAGAAATTGCTGTGAAAAGGTTATCAAGCCAATCTAGACAGGGCATTGACGAATTCAGGAACGAAGTCATACTGATTTCCAAACTTCAACAAAGAAATCTAGTCAGGCTTTTAGGCTACTGTATCACAGGGTATGAACAGATTCTACTTTACGAGTATATGCCAAACAAAAGTCTAGACACCTTCATATTCG ATCCAACACGTAGCATGTCATTGAAATGGAAAAAGCGATTTGAGATCATATTAGGAATTTCTCGAGGGCTTCTCTATCTTCACGAAGACTCAAGGCTCAGAATTATTCATAGAGATCTGAAAACAAGTAACATTCTTTTGGATCAAGAAATGAACCCAAAAATATCAGACTTCGGCTTGGCAAGGATAGTTGAAGAAAAAACAACAGAAGCAAAGACCAACATAGTGGTTGGAACTTA CGGATATATGTCTCCTGAATATGCATTGGAGGGGGTATTCTCAATTAAGTCAGATGTATTCAGCTTAGGAGTAGTTATACTGGAGATAATAACTGGAAGGAGAAACACAGGATTTTATCAATCTAAAGAAGCTTCAAACCTTTTGGTCCAT GCATGGAATTTCTGGAAAGAAAAAAGGGCACTACATTTGCTGGATCATTCATTGCTCGAATCATGCAACCCGAAAGAAGTAATGAAGTGCATAAATGTTGGGCTGTTATGTGTGCAAGAAGATCCAGGTGATCGTCCTATCATGTCAAATGTCGTGACGATGCTTCGTAGCGAAAGTACGTCGCTTCCAAAACCTAATCAACCAGCTTTTGTGTCGAGGAGAAATGTTTCTAATTCATCTTCTGTTTCATCTGGTAAACCACACAGCTCCTCCAAAAT